One Lytechinus pictus isolate F3 Inbred chromosome 12, Lp3.0, whole genome shotgun sequence genomic region harbors:
- the LOC129273501 gene encoding uncharacterized protein LOC129273501, whose product MSGGPAIIIGESMNREIQEDGDGLSVGINLVAGLGALSEKEVVRTSSLGNQTQLGMEILEVQDNPLSSMPRGTNVVFTANTNTVSLVGNAELGPGGDGESMNIIDTLQTDVDDSVPSSSLLEPDSEILVGGDDRVVEPNEGQEIPVTCQIPTHELAKLVQTVEQASSNVGELESSNDSVNLINVVGVPSVELSSTGQLVIRQGYVVCTQDGENLVAMAQDDDVALATNDEPVESVEPVELVEPVEPVDSVTVDMASDVPSAPKPEVEEKPPAVTEKKKGKGGWPKGKKRKKNIIEMAKAPRPPSSAYAMFLAEQREGFRASHPELVGRKISSSLGKMWNGLAADVKKKYLDMEKKDKERYIKEIKEYQESSSCQAFLKKQTQNSVRNFTGSDEAMSEHVSNMSKNDILGCNYLQCKVCNMYFHSDHNMSQHLLGKYHMTILAAKICEMDKETLGLDELDEGGSQPEVPSTSDDCKSCECFKDGMPHTEGFRSTFMDLHFERELELRELRRHHAISIHQQMSLRRKYKILQETMQKMENDHRNLKAFGSNLQSKLDGLYRMILFLT is encoded by the exons ATGTCTGGTGGACCTGCCATCATCATTGGTGAATCCATGAATAGGGAGATACAGGAGGATGGTGATGGACTGTCTGTTGGCATCAATCTGGTCGCGGGGTTGGGTGCTCTTAGTGAGAAGGAGGTTGTAAGGACTAGTAGTCTTGGTAATCAGACTCAGTTAGGGATGGAGATCTTGGAGGTTCAAGACAACCCATTGTCTTCTATGCCAAGGGGTACCAATGTGGTTTTCACTGCAAATACCAACACAGTAAGCTTAGTTGGCAATGCAGAACTAGGACCAG GTGGTGATGGAGAATCTATGAACATCATTGATACCCTGCAGACGGATGTAGATGATTCAGTACCATCCTCCTCGCTGCTTGAACCTGATTCTGAGATATTGGTCGGTGGCGATGACAGGGTGGTAGAACCTAACGAAGGACAAGAGATCCCAGTCACGTGCCAGATCCCTACTCATGAGTTAGCAAAGCTTGTACAGACTGTTGAACAGGCCAGTAGCAATGTAGGAGAGCTAGAGAGTAGCAATGACTCGGTCAACCTAATCAATGTTGTAGGGGTACCAAGTGTTGAACTCTCCAGTACAG GTCAGCTTGTTATCCGCCAAGGATATGTGGTCTGTACCCAAGATGGGGAGAACTTGGTTGCCATGGCACAAGATGATGATGTTGCCCTAGCAACGAATGACGAGCCAGTGGAATCGGTAGAACCAGTGGAGTTGGTTGAACCAGTGGAACCGGTAGATTCTGTGACTGTTGACATGGCATCAGACGTACCCTCAGCCCCTAAACCGGAAGTAGAAGAGAAACCACCTGCAGTAACCGAG aagaagaaaggaaaaggaggctGGCcaaagggaaagaagagaaagaaaaatatcattgaGATGGCTAAAGCTCCCAGACCACCATCATCGGC GTACGCTATGTTTCTTGCTGAGCAGAGAGAAGGGTTCCGTGCCAGTCATCCTGAGCTGGTCGGTCGTAAGATTTCATCTAGCTTGGGTAAGATGTGGAATGGTCTAGCAGCGGATGTGAAGAAGAAATACCTGGACATGGAGAAGAAGGATAAGGAGAGATACATCAAAGAAATCAAGGAATACCAAGAATCATCCAGCTGTCAGGCTTTCCTCAAGAAACAAACTCAAAATTCTGTCAGAAATTTCACTg GAAGTGATGAAGCGATGAGTGAACATGTATCAAACATGAGCAAGAATGATATTCTG GGCTGCAATTATCTTCAATGCAAAGTGTGTAATATGTATTTTCACAGTGATCATAACATGTCACAGCATTTACTTGGCAAATACCACATGACCATACTGGCCGCAAAAATAT GTGAGATGGACAAAGAAACTCTTGGTTTGGATGAACTGGATGAGGGCGGGTCCCAACCTGAGGTACCATCAACATCAGATGATTGTAAATCATGTGAATGTTTCAAAGATGGTATGCCACATACTGAGGGATTCAGATCAACATTCATGGATCTACATTTTG agagAGAGTTAGAGCTGAGGGAACTGAGACGACACCATGCAATCAGTATTCATCAACAGATGTCATTACGCAGGAAGTACAAGATTTTACAG